Proteins from a single region of Anaerolineae bacterium:
- the rplM gene encoding 50S ribosomal protein L13 → MTAKITQSAREQDIQRDWYVVDAQGQTLGRLATQIASILRGKNKACFTPHVDCGDYVIVVNAEKIHVTGQKMVQKRYYRHSGYPGGLKEVTLRDQLQKFPNRVIESAVRGMLPRNRLGRRMFKKLKVYAGPNHPHQAQQPKPIEL, encoded by the coding sequence ATGACAGCAAAGATAACGCAAAGCGCCAGAGAGCAAGATATTCAGCGCGATTGGTATGTAGTTGATGCGCAGGGACAGACCCTGGGCCGTTTGGCAACGCAAATCGCCTCAATTTTGCGCGGCAAAAATAAAGCTTGTTTTACCCCTCACGTAGACTGCGGCGATTACGTGATTGTGGTCAATGCGGAAAAAATCCACGTGACGGGTCAAAAGATGGTTCAGAAAAGATATTATCGCCACTCCGGTTACCCCGGTGGATTGAAGGAAGTAACCCTGCGGGATCAGTTGCAAAAATTCCCCAACCGGGTGATCGAAAGCGCAGTGCGCGGCATGTTGCCCAGAAATCGGCTGGGGCGGCGAATGTTCAAAAAGCTCAAGGTGTATGCTGGCCCCAACCACCCTCATCAGGCCCAGCAGCCCAAGCCCATCGAACTATAA
- the rpsI gene encoding 30S ribosomal protein S9 yields the protein MAESQVAYYEGLGRRKEATARVRLYPEGEGSFVANDKPLAEYFSRAVDRMNAVQPLQVTGAEGSFNVSVKVNGGGVNGQAEAVRLGVARALLKADPDYRQILREHGMLTRDARAKERKKPGLKRARKAPQYTKR from the coding sequence ATGGCAGAAAGTCAAGTAGCTTATTACGAAGGACTGGGCCGGCGCAAAGAGGCCACCGCCCGAGTGCGGTTGTACCCGGAAGGTGAAGGCAGTTTTGTAGCCAATGATAAGCCCCTGGCCGAGTATTTTTCGCGGGCGGTAGACCGGATGAACGCGGTTCAACCTTTGCAGGTAACCGGCGCGGAAGGCAGTTTTAACGTTAGTGTTAAAGTAAACGGCGGCGGCGTGAATGGGCAGGCGGAGGCGGTGCGTTTGGGCGTTGCCCGGGCCTTGCTCAAAGCCGACCCTGATTATCGCCAGATCTTGCGCGAACACGGCATGCTCACCCGCGATGCCCGGGCCAAAGAGCGCAAAAAGCCCGGCCTCAAACGGGCCCGCAAAGCGCCGCAGTATACCAAACGTTAA